A genomic stretch from Setaria italica strain Yugu1 chromosome VII, Setaria_italica_v2.0, whole genome shotgun sequence includes:
- the LOC101752787 gene encoding G-type lectin S-receptor-like serine/threonine-protein kinase At4g27290, producing the protein MAAAAIKLPYLLALIFSVLLLLPSVGSIALDTLNNGGNITDGETLVSAGGSFTLGFFSPTGVPTKRYLGIWFTASPADAVCWLANRDTPLNNTSGVLVVTTGGSLRLLDGSGHATWSSNTKDSSATAVAQLLESGNLVVREQSSGSILWQSFDHPSNTLLAGMRFGKKPQTGEEWSLTSWRALNDPATGDYRQVLDTKGLPESVLWQGNVKKYSTGPWNGLWFSGIPEIASYSGRFSVEVVVRPNEIAYVFNATAGAPFSCLVLNVDGVLERRAWDPDKRGWTVWMQSPRGFCDNYGKCGAFGLCNEDDAATQFCGCIDGFSPASPSQWSMRETSGGCRRNVPLECGNGTTTDGFRVLKGVKLPETDNATVDMSATLEQCSVWCLSNCSCVAYAPADIRGSGSGCVMWKDDIVDVRYLEDGQELYVRLAKSELVNEKRSDKAKIVLPVTVSLLALASAGMYLVWICILRGRATPLKFLQGRHPNNHKKMRGFLSASDELGDEDLDLPFVCFGDIVSATNNFSEDNMLGRGGFGKVYKGMMGDHKEVAIKRLGKGSRQGGEEFRNEVVLIAKLQHRNLVRLLGCCIHGDEKLLIYEFLPNKSLDSFIFDSANKKVLDWAARFKIIKGVSRGLLYLHQDSRLTIIHRDLKSSNILLDTDMSPKISDFGMARIFGRNQQEANTNRVVGTYGYMSPEYAMDGAFSVKSDTYSFGVILLEIISGLRITSARFTGFPNLLAYAWSLWQDGKTIDLLDSSLAETCSPTEILRCTHIGLLCVQDNPNSRPLMSSVVFMLENEFTPLSVPKQPVYFSQRYSEAQGTGENTSSSVNNISVTVLEGR; encoded by the exons ATGGCAGCGGCAGCCATAAAATTGCCCTACCTTCTTGCCCTCATCTTCtccgtgctcctcctccttccctctgTCGGCAGCATTGCGCTTGACACGCTCAACAACGGCGGCAACATCACCGATGGCGAGACGCTGGTCTCTGCCGGTGGTTCATTCACGCTGGGATTCTTCTCGCCGACCGGTGTGCCAACCAAGAGATACCTCGGGATCTGGTTCACCGCGTCCCCCGCTGACGCTGTCTGCTGGCTGGCCAACCGTGACACCCCGCTCAACAACACCTCCGGCGTACTGGTGGTCACCACCGGCGGAAGCCTTCGCCTTCTCGACGGCTCTGGCCACGCCACGTGGTCTTCGAACACGAAGGATTCCTCTGCCACTGCGGTGGCGCAGCTTCTTGAGTCTGGCAACCTGGTCGTGCGCGAGCAGAGCAGCGGAAGCATCCTCTGGCAGTCGTTCGACCACCCGTCGAACACCTTGCTCGCCGGCATGAGGTTCGGCAAGAAGCCTCAGACCGGCGAGGAGTGGTCCCTCACGTCGTGGCGCGCGCTGAACGACCCGGCGACGGGGGACTACCGTCAGGTGCTGGACACCAAGGGCCTTCCGGAGTCGGTCCTGTGGCAGGGCAACGTCAAGAAGTACAGCACGGGGCCGTGGAACGGCCTGTGGTTCAGCGGCATCCCGGAGATAGCGTCGTACTCCGGGAGGTTCTCCGTCGAGGTTGTCGTCCGCCCCAACGAGATCGCCTACGTCTTCAATGCCACGGCCGGCGCACCCTTCTCCTGCCTCGTGCTGAACGTGGACGGCGTGCTGGAACGCCGGGCGTGGGACCCGGACAAACGAGGGTGGACTGTCTGGATGCAGTCGCCGAGGGGCTTCTGCGACAACTACGGCAAGTGCGGCGCGTTCGGCCTGTGCAACGAGGACGACGCGGCCACGCAGTTCTGCGGCTGCATAGACGGGTTCAGCCCCGCATCGCCGTCGCAGTGGTCGATGAGGGAGACCTCCGGCGGGTGCCGGAGGAACGTGCCGCTGGAGTGCGGCAATGGCACAACGACAGATGGGTTCAGGGTGTTGAAGGGAGTGAAGCTCCCCGAGACGGACAACGCGACGGTGGACATGAGCGCGACGCTGGAGCAGTGCAGCGTGTGGTGCCTCTCCAACTGCTCGTGCGTGGCCTATGCCCCCGCCGACATCCGAGGAAGTGGCAGTGGTTGCGTCATGTGGAAGGATGACATTGTTGATGTCCGGTATCTAGAAGATGGGCAGGAACTCTACGTGAGGTTGGCAAAGTCCGAATTAG TTAACGAGAAGAGAAGCGATAAGGCGAAAATCGTGCTTCCAGTTACGGTGTCCCTGCTTGCACTCGCGTCTGCAGGCATGTACCTTGTTTGGATATGCATCCTTAGAGGTAGAGCCACTCCACTGAAGTTCCTGCAAGGCCGCCATCCAAACAACCATAAGAAAATGCGTGGTTTCTTGAGCGCGTCAGATGAACTAGGTGACGAAGATCTTGATCTTCCATTTGTTTGCTTTGGAGATATTGTTTCTGCAACAAACAATTTCTCTGAGGACAATATGCTCGGACGAGGAGGCTTCGGGAAGGTTTATAAG GGTATGATGGGCGACCACAAAGAAGTTGCAATCAAAAGGCTTGGTAAGGGTTCTAGACAAGGAGGAGAGGAATTCAGAAATGAAGTTGTCCTAATTGCCAAATTGCAGCACAGAAACCTCGTCAGGCTTCTTGGTTGTTGCATTCATGGAGATGAGAAGCTGCTGATTTATGAGTTTTTACCAAACAAAAGCTTGGATTCCTTCATTTTTG ATTCTGCAAATAAGAAGGTCCTTGATTGGGCTGCAAGGTTCAAGATAATTAAAGGAGTATCTAGAGGACTTCTTTATCTCCACCAAGATTCGAGGTTGACTATCATTCACAGAGATCTCAAATCTAGCAACATATTGTTGGATACAGATATGAGTCCTAAGATATCAGATTTCGGTATGGCAAGAATCTTTGGTCGAAACCAACAAGAAGCAAATACTAATCGAGTTGTTGGGACATA TGGCTACATGTCTCCCGAGTACGCCATGGATGGTGCCTTTTCTGTCAAGTCTGATACATATAGTTTTGGTGTTATACTCTTGGAGATTATCAGCGGTTTGAGGATCACTTCAGCTCGCTTCACGGGCTTTCCTAACCTATTAGCTTAT GCGTGGAGCTTATGGCAAGATGGTAAGACAATTGATCTGTTGGACTCATCCCTTGCCGAGACTTGTTCGCCCACTGAAATTTTACGGTGCACCCACATAGGACTGTTGTGTGTGCAAGACAATCCAAACAGTAGGCCCCTCATGTCATCGGTTGTGTTCATGTTGGAGAATGAATTCACGCCACTTTCAGTCCCAAAACAGCCTGTGTATTTCTCACAAAGGTATTCGGAAGCCCAAGGAACAGGAGAAAATACTAGCAGCTCTGTGAATAACATTAGTGTTACAGTGTTGGAGGGACGGTAG